The Verrucomicrobiota bacterium DNA window AGCTGTGTATTTGTCAGGATATCAATGTCACCCTGAGGCTCCGGAACCGGAGTCTGGGCAAATTGCGCATCGAGCCTGACTAAATTATTTTTTACCCAACTGGCATAGGGTTTGCCTTTGGAATATATTTTCCGGATCTCATCACTCCTGAGAAGAGCTCCTTTGGCTGTGTCGATAGCAATTGTTTCACCGGGTCCCAGACGGCCTTTTTCCACAACATTCTTATCATCCACATCGACCAATCCGACTTCTGAGCCCATGAGCACCATTCCGTCATTAGTCACTTTATAACGGGCAGGCCGGAGTCCATTCCTGTCCAAGGTGGCCCCGATCGTAATACCATCCGTATAAACGAGTGCGGCCGGGCCGTCCCATGGTTCATTCAAACAGGCATGAAAATCAAAAAATCCACGGGTTTCCTCATCAATGTCATCAATCTCACTGAGTGCAGGTGGGACAAGCATCATCATGGCATGCAAGACCGGGCGACCGGACATCACGAGGACTTCCAAAGCATTATCCAAGCTCGCCGAGTCACTCAATGACGGCTGGATAATCGGTTTAAGAAGGTCAATATCTTTACCCCAAAAGTCAGCCTGTAACTCAGCCTCACGGGCTTTCATCCAAATCCGGTTCCCATTAATCGTATTAATCTCCCCGTTATGCGCAATCATCCGGAAAGCCTGGGCGAGCGACCATGTCGGAAAGGTATTCGTACTGAAACGCTGGTGGAAAATAGCCAAGGCCGTCTCATAATCAGGATTCTGTAAATCCTTGTAGAATTTCTCCAGTTGGTTCGAGGCCAAAAGCCCCTTGTACACAATCAACCTGTGGGACATGCTACAAATGTAGAAATCTTGAATTTTGAGTTCCCCCACCTTTTTTTCAATCTGGTTACGGGCTAAAAAAAGAGCACGTTCATATTCGTCATCTGTCATCTTTTCTTTTCGCCCGACAAAAACTTGCTGGATATGGGGGAGAGTGGCTTTCGCCTTGTCACCCAGGACCCGTTTATTGAGCGGAACCTCGCGCCAACCAAGGTGATGGAGCCCCCTTTTTTTCAAAGTTTCCTCGACGATATTCCTGCAAGTCGCCTGATGATAACCATCCGTCGGCAGGAAAATCATCCCGATACCCAAGTCTTGTGGCTGGTAGAGGCTGTATCCAAGCCTTTGAACCTCGGGAATAAATAGTTTGTGAGGAATTTGAGTCATCACACCGGCACCATCACCGGTTTTTTGATCGGCATCTATGGCCCCGCGATGAGTGAGATTAATCACTGACTGGATCGCTTTGCGGAGAATAACATTAGATTTACGCCCATCAATATTGGCAACAAATCCAACCCCGCAGTTATCATGTTCATTTCTGATATGATAAAGGGATTTTTTCCACTCCGGCCGACTGTCTATGATCTGTCCGTAATGCATTTTTTATATCGTCTTCCTTTAAAAGGGGATTATTTTTATCCTGAAATTATTATACCATATTTCAAATGCAAGCGCAAATCGTGCCATTTCTGGAATTTTCATTTATTTCATGGTTACTGAATGATAAAGTCTTGACGTGACACACTCCTGAAAATCTGTAGGTCTATAGGGCTTATTTATCAATTATGTCATTGGAACACGATATTCGCTCTGCGGAAGGCTACTTTGAACTCAGCATGTTCGAGGAGGCACTTGAGGAGGTCAAGAACCTCCCTGAGGAATACCGGTCAACCCCACCGATGCTCTCGATTGCAGGACATAGCTTGTTAACATTAAAGCGATGGAAACAAGCCCTCGAAATCTTTTCATTACTCGTACAGCTTTCCCCTACCAATCCTGATGGATATCTTCATGCCGCTTTTTGCCTGCATGAACTCCAGAAAACTGCCGAAGCCAAAGAAATGTTACTCGTGGGTGCCATTCACTTAAAAGGTAATGCCGTTTTTTATTATAACCTTGCGTGTTATGAATGCCTCCTTGGTAACCTCGACTATGCCGAGGAGCTCCTCGAACAGGCCATGACCATGGATGCCCATTTTAAAACCTCTTGGCTGAGTGATCCGGACCTTGAACCCCTCCGGGAAAGGTTTTTGAAGTAGGCAGCCTGCCTAATAATTCTGCCTCAAGGCCTGAATAGGCTCCATGCGCGCCGCACGGATGGCGGGGATCAATCCGGCCAGTAAACAGATCAAAATGGACACCCCGCAAATCACCGCCACATCCGATGACCGGGTCAGAGCAGGGATCGAATCGAAGAGATATATCTCCTTCGGAAAAACCTCGATGTGAAATACATTTGCCAAAATATCTTTTACCGGGTTACGGAACTCCACAAGAAACAAACCACTCGCCAGACCACAGGCTGTCCCAAGCAGCCCCACAATCAATCCTTGGGAGAGGAATATCCAAAGAATCTGGATGGAACGGGCCCCAAGGGCTTTCATCAGGCCGATATCGTGGGTTTTCTGGACAGTCACTGTAATCAACGTGCTCATAATCCCGAAACCTGCGACCAAAACAATAAAAGTCAGCAGGAAAAACATCATGCTTTTTTCCGTCGCTAATGCCTGGAAAAAACGTTGGTTAAGCTCCATCCAATCACGCGCTTGGATCGGCAAATGTAACTTTTGATTCAGCGAGGCTTTGATCTCATGGGCTTTAAATGGATCATCCGTCATCAGGGCGATACCATGCACACCCCCATTGAGACTGTATAACCGCTGGGCCGTGTCAAGATTCACAAATATGAACCCTAGGTCATACTCAAACATGCCGGAGTGGAATATCCCTTTTACGGTAAGTTCCGTAGGAAGGTAAAACTCTTCATCACCTTTCTTCGCGTCTTTCTGTTTCTGGAGGATGCTCGTAATATTGCGGGGGGAATACACGATCATCTTATCCCCGACTTGCATCCCGAGTTGTTTGGACAACTCAGTGCCGATAATGACAGAATCATCCGAAAGGTCGAATTCACCTTGAATCAGATAATTCTGCAATTTGCTCACATCCCGCTCTTTTTCAGAGTCGATGCCCTTCATATAGGGAGTGGAAATCTTATTCATGTACTCGATCAGGACAGGCCCCATGACAAAGGGAGCCGCAGCCTTAATCCGGGGTTCTTGCTTGATCACCTCGAAAACTTCTGCCGGATTAAGAATGATTCCGCCATTCGCCACAGTCAAATGGGCATTCATCCCGAGTATCTTCTCGCGCAAATCACGCTGAAACCCACTCATCACAGAGATCACCAAAATCAAGACCATCACGCCGAGGGTCACTCCTATGACCGAGATGATTGTGATCACGGAGACAAAGGTTCTCTTCGGCTGCAAATAACGCAGCGCCATAAATGGTTCAAAAGATAATTTCATATTATTTACCGCTATTTATCCGGAAAAGTAATCATATTGGGCCTTTCGCCCGAGTAATACACTCATATCATCAAAGGCCCCCGATCTTCTTGTCCATCCAGCATCTGACCAGATACCCGTGATATTCCTTTACTCCTTTGGTTTAAGCAAAGGGAAAAGGATAACGTCACGGATCGACTCGACCCCCGTTAGCAAAATAGTCAGACGATCAATCCCTATTCCGATCCCGCCGGCGGGAGGCATCCCATAAGACAGTGCCGTCAGGAAATCCTCATCGAGCTTCTGGGTTTCTTCACCGGCCTGCTGTTCCAGACGCGTCCTTTGAACGATCGGATCATTCAACTCCGAGTATCCCGGTGAAATTTCCTGCCCATTGATCACCAGCTCATAAACATCCACTAGGCTCGGATCCTCAGCATTTTGCTTCGCCAGAGGAACCAATTCCACCGGCAGGTGCGTGTAAAAAACGGGGTTAATCGTTACACTCTCGACTTTTTTCTCGAATATCTGGTTAGTCACTTCAAAATCCTCCATTGCATCGGATACTTCAATATCCCACCCACGGCATTTGGCGATTTTTTGCTCACGGGAGAGGGTAAACCAATCCTCCCCTGCGACTTTTTTAATGGCATCCTGATAACGCACTCGTGGCCAGGGACCACTCAAATCAATTGTTTTTGTCACTACCCCGGCTTCATCCTTGGTTTCTATCGACAGCCCCCCGTTCACCTTCAGCGACAAGTGGCAGATCATCTCTTCGACAAGCTGCGACATTAACTCGAAATCCGCATACGCCCAATAGGCTTCTAACATGGTGAATTCCGGATTATGTTTGCGGGATATCCCCTCATTGCGAAAGTTACGGTTAAGCTCGAAAACCTTTTCAAAGCCCCCCACGAGGAGGCGTTTCAAATAAAGCTCTGGAGCGATACGCATGTAGAGCTCCAAATCCAATGCGTTATGGTGTGTTTTAAATGGCCGGGCGGCAGCACCACCGGGCACTGATTGCATCATCGGTGTCTCTACCTCCATAAAACCGCGGTTCCCAAGGAATTCACGAATCCCCGCCACAATGGCTGAACGCTTCCTGAATACCGTACGGACATCATCATTCACAATCAGATCGACATAACGCTGGCGGGAACGTTGCTCTTGGTCTGCCAAACCATGCCATTTGTCCGGAAGCGGGTGGAGCGATTTGCTCAGGACAGTCAATTCACTGACTTTAATCGAAGGCTCCCCCGTCTTTGTCCGGAAAAGCACACCCTTGACCCCGATTATATCCCCGAGATCGAGCTGGTCAGTAAAAAGCTTATAGACATCTTCACCTAACGTGTTTTTCTGGACATAAATCTGCATCCGTCCTGAACCATCTTTAATATCGGCAAAAGCACTTTTGCCCATGTCACGCCGAGTCATGATACGACCGGCCACAACCACCTGAGTCTCAGCCAGCGATTCCTCCGTGGCCGTTTCGACAAAATATCCCCGAGTCTGGACAAGGGAATGGCTCACATCAAAACGTTTTCCGAAGGGGTCAATCCCCTGATGTCGGAGGGTTTCAAGTTTCTGTCTTCGTAACTGAATCAATTCGTTTGTTTCTTCCATACGTCACTCCAAAGAAACAGAAGCACTCCCCTTCCTTCAAGTAAATACTCACGGGCTACCCGCGCGCGGATCAAAAAAGCAATTTGTTCGAGTCCTCGATCCGGCTTTTGCATGCCGGTCAAAGGTTGACATTGTTTTTGAATAAGTTTTAATCGGAATACTGAAACCATAATCCTTATTTGGAAAATAAAACTCTTATGAAAGAAGCATTCCCGAAAGTCAAATCGATCAAATACGAAGGACCAAAATCCAAGAATCCCCTCGCCTTTAAGTGGTACAATGAAAATGAAAAGGTCGAAGGAAAAACAATGAAGGATCACCTTCGTTTCTCCGTGGTTTACTGGCACACTTTCCGCGGACGTATGTCAGATCCATTCGGTGCCGGTACGGCCATCCGTCCTTGGGACGATTTTTCAGAATCAGTCGAAAACGCGCAGAACAGGGCTCGTGTCGCTTTTGAATTCATCGAAAAACTCGGTGCACCGTTTTATGCCTTCCATGATCGTGATGTCGCACCGGAAGGAAACACTCTGAGTGAGAGCCATAAAAACCTCGATGCTGTCGTCAAAGTCTTTAAACAAGAACAAAAACGCACAGGAATCAAACTCCTCTGGGGTACCGCCTGTCTCTTTGCTAATCCCCGTTTCGTACACGGCGCGGGAACAAGCTGTAATGCTGATGTCTTTGCTTATGCCGCCGCCCAAGTCAAAAAAGCCATGGAAGTCACCCATGAGCTCAAAGGAGACGGTTACGTTTTCTGGGGTGGTCGCGAGGGATATTCCACCCTGTATAACACCGATATGAAGCGTGAGCTCGACCACTTGGCCGCTCTCCTGCATATGGCCGTCGACTATAAAAAGAAAATCGGCATGAAAGCCCAATTCTTTATCGAGCCTAAACCCAAAGAACCCACCAAGCACCAGTACGACTCTGATGCGGCAGCTTGTTTGAATTTCCTCAGGGAATACGGCCTCAAGGATCATTTCCAGCTCAACCTAGAGACAAATCACGCCACACTGGCCGGTCACACGATGATGCATGAGCTCGAAGTCGCCGGTGGAGCCAATGCCCTCGGCTCAGTCGATGCGAATACCGGGGATCCCCAACTCGGCTGGGATACCGATCAATTCCCGACCGATATTTATCTCACCACTCAATGTATGCTCTCCATCCTCAAATATGGCGGACTCAAAAAAGGTGGGGTGAATTTCGATGCAAAAGTCCGTCGTGAATCCTTTGAGCCAATCGATCTTTTCTACTCCCACATCGGAGGCATGGATGCCTTCGCACGCGGCCTGAAAATCGCTGCAGCCATCCGTAAAGACGGTCGCCTGGCCAAATTCGTCAAAGACCGTTACTCCTCATGGGATAGCGGGATCGGCAAACAAATCGAACAAGGCAAGACAAACTTCGACTCCTTGGAAAAATACATCTTGGGTAAAGGCGGAGAAGCCGACCCGAACCAAAGTGGCCGCCAAGAATTCCTCGAAAATCTGATCAACGAATTCATCTAAACAAGAATCTTTTTTTCACTCTTCCAAGGCGTTTCCCGTAACAAGGAAACGCCTTTTTTGTGTTTTACGAACTTGGATTTTATGGAAGACTACACGGCAATGGTTTCCTTTCGCACAACCCGATTGATTAATGGACTTGACTGTGCACTCAAGACCATCGCCTTTCTCTGGTTCCCCGTGTGTTTTTGGTTACGCTGGACTACCGGCCCCGCCTCTTCACTCTATGACGGTTTGATCAATGCCGAGTTTACTTCACTCCTATTCATATGGATGGGATGGTTTCTGCTCTTGGCCCGTCTCATCATCACAAAACCCGATATCACTTTTCCCCGCCCACAAATCTTTGGAATTGCGTGTTTCAGTCTCTATTTTCTCTGGGCCCTGGCTTCAGTGAATTGGTCGGTTTCCGCAGCCACGTCACTGAGTCACATGGGAGTGTGGTTGCAATACCTCTTGATTATTCTTTTTTATGCAGGCGTTTTTTTCTGCTCCAGTCGGGGACTTTTATTTAAAATGCTCTCTTTTTGGTCACTTTCTTTAAGCCTACCGGTCATCTACCAATATTACCTGAATGGTTGTTATGTCCCCTATCTCGGGCTGAGTTATAATCGCTCTATTCTCGGTGAAGCCCTTTGTGGAATGGTTCCCCTATTATTTGTGTTTGGTTGGCTACATAAAGGAAAACGGGTGAACGCCGTATTGATTTGCGCCTTTCTCGGTTATCTGGCTGTGCTCCTGATGGGGCAGAGGGCACCCCTCTATGGACTCATCTTGGGATTATTAGGATTGGGTGCAGCCGGATTTATCCTGATCAAATCCTCAGATGACTTTGACAAACATACCATGAGAGTCCGTATCTTGGGTACATTTGCACTGATCATTGTTTTTTCTCTACTCTATTTAATCCCCTCCCCATTAACCGGGCAACTCAAGGACTGGGATTCCACAAAAAGGATCTATGATATCGGCCAAGCCGGCGAAGCAGGGAAATACCGTATTTTAGGCTTAGGAATATCATGGGAACAATTCAAACAACACCCCTTATTGGGAAACGGGGCGGGAACTTTTCCTCTCAATAATTTCAAAGCTCGGGAAAAACTCATGGAAATACCGTCTTGGCATTATTTAAGCCAAGTTGGATTCAGCTCGATCTTTAACCGCGCACACTGTGAACCCGCCCAAGTCGCTGCAGAGCTGGGTATCGTCGGGCTTATTATCTGGATATCCCTCTTCATTGCCTTCCCCCTTATTCTTCTCAAAACCACAGTC harbors:
- a CDS encoding O-antigen ligase family protein, with protein sequence MEDYTAMVSFRTTRLINGLDCALKTIAFLWFPVCFWLRWTTGPASSLYDGLINAEFTSLLFIWMGWFLLLARLIITKPDITFPRPQIFGIACFSLYFLWALASVNWSVSAATSLSHMGVWLQYLLIILFYAGVFFCSSRGLLFKMLSFWSLSLSLPVIYQYYLNGCYVPYLGLSYNRSILGEALCGMVPLLFVFGWLHKGKRVNAVLICAFLGYLAVLLMGQRAPLYGLILGLLGLGAAGFILIKSSDDFDKHTMRVRILGTFALIIVFSLLYLIPSPLTGQLKDWDSTKRIYDIGQAGEAGKYRILGLGISWEQFKQHPLLGNGAGTFPLNNFKAREKLMEIPSWHYLSQVGFSSIFNRAHCEPAQVAAELGIVGLIIWISLFIAFPLILLKTTVKKSNDQLLMILAVIASFGAIGISSLASSFGPRTLLSIFPCLVLLAALRHIFPPTQQDIRIPLPAFFSTTLLLLLLNIAITSQKVGDLKSCYYADIAELRLSLKPVPSFQEIATLYEKSIEASPRLPSAYSSTGLLLARHGKLPEALEYFQAAYDLGFQSHFNLFLKTYSLWLSGKKNEALAGATQLSQLSPQDEILQKQKLLFEKNKSSSLNSHSPETIPFLIESTLRNEIVFISTQDLLGTDQLGFWIYYYIQPSINHSERTEKQSLYLRSFYKSPVSSQ
- the lysS gene encoding lysine--tRNA ligase — its product is MEETNELIQLRRQKLETLRHQGIDPFGKRFDVSHSLVQTRGYFVETATEESLAETQVVVAGRIMTRRDMGKSAFADIKDGSGRMQIYVQKNTLGEDVYKLFTDQLDLGDIIGVKGVLFRTKTGEPSIKVSELTVLSKSLHPLPDKWHGLADQEQRSRQRYVDLIVNDDVRTVFRKRSAIVAGIREFLGNRGFMEVETPMMQSVPGGAAARPFKTHHNALDLELYMRIAPELYLKRLLVGGFEKVFELNRNFRNEGISRKHNPEFTMLEAYWAYADFELMSQLVEEMICHLSLKVNGGLSIETKDEAGVVTKTIDLSGPWPRVRYQDAIKKVAGEDWFTLSREQKIAKCRGWDIEVSDAMEDFEVTNQIFEKKVESVTINPVFYTHLPVELVPLAKQNAEDPSLVDVYELVINGQEISPGYSELNDPIVQRTRLEQQAGEETQKLDEDFLTALSYGMPPAGGIGIGIDRLTILLTGVESIRDVILFPLLKPKE
- the xylA gene encoding xylose isomerase, whose translation is MKEAFPKVKSIKYEGPKSKNPLAFKWYNENEKVEGKTMKDHLRFSVVYWHTFRGRMSDPFGAGTAIRPWDDFSESVENAQNRARVAFEFIEKLGAPFYAFHDRDVAPEGNTLSESHKNLDAVVKVFKQEQKRTGIKLLWGTACLFANPRFVHGAGTSCNADVFAYAAAQVKKAMEVTHELKGDGYVFWGGREGYSTLYNTDMKRELDHLAALLHMAVDYKKKIGMKAQFFIEPKPKEPTKHQYDSDAAACLNFLREYGLKDHFQLNLETNHATLAGHTMMHELEVAGGANALGSVDANTGDPQLGWDTDQFPTDIYLTTQCMLSILKYGGLKKGGVNFDAKVRRESFEPIDLFYSHIGGMDAFARGLKIAAAIRKDGRLAKFVKDRYSSWDSGIGKQIEQGKTNFDSLEKYILGKGGEADPNQSGRQEFLENLINEFI
- a CDS encoding FtsX-like permease family protein: MKLSFEPFMALRYLQPKRTFVSVITIISVIGVTLGVMVLILVISVMSGFQRDLREKILGMNAHLTVANGGIILNPAEVFEVIKQEPRIKAAAPFVMGPVLIEYMNKISTPYMKGIDSEKERDVSKLQNYLIQGEFDLSDDSVIIGTELSKQLGMQVGDKMIVYSPRNITSILQKQKDAKKGDEEFYLPTELTVKGIFHSGMFEYDLGFIFVNLDTAQRLYSLNGGVHGIALMTDDPFKAHEIKASLNQKLHLPIQARDWMELNQRFFQALATEKSMMFFLLTFIVLVAGFGIMSTLITVTVQKTHDIGLMKALGARSIQILWIFLSQGLIVGLLGTACGLASGLFLVEFRNPVKDILANVFHIEVFPKEIYLFDSIPALTRSSDVAVICGVSILICLLAGLIPAIRAARMEPIQALRQNY